In Aquipuribacter hungaricus, the following proteins share a genomic window:
- a CDS encoding LLM class F420-dependent oxidoreductase: protein MRIGVQLQPQHASYDDIRRAVDRAEAVGVDVVFNWDHFFPLYGEPDGKHFECWTMLGAWAEQTSRVEIGALVTCTSYRNPELLADMARTVDHISGGRLVLGIGAGWFQRDYDEYGYDFGTAGSRLASLADDLVRIEARWSQLTPAPTRRIPVLVGGGGEKKTLRLTARHADIWHGFGDPDVISRKHRVLDEWCASEEREASAIERSAGVEGEPDEKADRLLAMGTRLFTLGVGGPDHDLDQVARWVAWRDRVNEQAGARG from the coding sequence GTGCGGATCGGCGTCCAGCTGCAGCCGCAGCACGCCTCCTACGACGACATCCGCCGGGCCGTCGACCGCGCCGAGGCGGTCGGCGTCGACGTGGTCTTCAACTGGGACCACTTCTTCCCGCTGTACGGGGAGCCCGACGGCAAGCACTTCGAGTGCTGGACGATGCTCGGCGCCTGGGCGGAGCAGACGAGCCGCGTGGAGATCGGCGCGCTCGTCACGTGCACGTCCTACCGCAACCCCGAGCTGCTCGCGGACATGGCCCGCACCGTCGACCACATCAGCGGCGGCCGGCTGGTGCTCGGCATCGGCGCCGGCTGGTTCCAGCGGGACTACGACGAGTACGGCTACGACTTCGGCACCGCCGGGAGCCGGCTCGCGTCCCTGGCCGACGACCTGGTGCGGATCGAGGCGCGCTGGTCGCAGCTCACCCCCGCCCCGACCCGTCGGATCCCCGTCCTGGTCGGCGGCGGCGGCGAGAAGAAGACGCTGCGGCTCACCGCCCGCCACGCCGACATCTGGCACGGCTTCGGCGACCCGGACGTCATCAGCCGCAAGCACCGCGTCCTGGACGAGTGGTGCGCCTCCGAGGAGCGCGAGGCCTCGGCCATCGAGCGCTCGGCCGGGGTCGAGGGCGAGCCCGACGAGAAGGCCGACCGGCTGCTGGCGATGGGCACCCGCCTGTTCACCCTGGGCGTCGGCGGCCCGGACCACGACCTGGACCAGGTCGCGCGCTGGGTGGCCTGGCGCGACCGCGTCAACGAGCAGGCCGGCGCCCGCGGCTAG